In Lolium perenne isolate Kyuss_39 chromosome 5, Kyuss_2.0, whole genome shotgun sequence, the sequence cgtcctcgtcctcaagggcgatccacgcggcatccagaggctgccggactccttcgccgagtacgtcggcgccgtacgcccgcgcacgatgcatctgcgggaggcttcgtgcggctactaccggtggatcgtcgacgcgatctacgacgcgcgcggcaagatgtacctcaacatcggctaggagaagttcgcgcgccaccacagcctcgaagccggcttcatcctcctgttatcctacttcggcaacagggacatgagcgtcaaggtcttcgacgagaggcgctgccgccgggactaccacggcgacagcaccgacgaggaggacgactgagtgttgtttcttcgcagcgaatacgtgcacggaggattctgcctgttcgcctcatcggtagaaccaacaagggcaccatcctcccgctggattttccagtttgggtgactgggtgtgccctcgagtgttctttcttagcagcgaacacatgaaaccttcgatgcacgacctagttaggtttagtttatttgcaatattttatatttgtgtccaccacggttccaactatgtattagtttgtggaaaccacgtacccaattatgtattagtttgtggaaattgaaataaaaatgccaaaaaaaaatattttaaatgtttgggggaggcgtttgggggacgcggctggggagcgacgtcccccaaacgcggcacgaacaaaacacgtcccccaaacgctcaatccggcgcggtttgggggacgctttgggggacgcgactggagatgctcttaaggcATCCTTTATTGGGCGGAGGGAGATAGTACTCGGGATGTTCATTATTTGTTGTTGCTATTGGTATTTGTGCTCATTATTTTTTCTGCAATCCTTTTGTTAGCTCTCTAAGATTGATATAGTTTCCGATATCCATGTTTCACATGGGATTTAATCTTCACTTGTTCAGGGGAATGGAAGGGCATTTTGTGCTGGAGGTGATGTCGTTGAAGTTGCCCAGTCTATAAATAAGGGTACTTTCTGCTAAAGCTTGCGTCAGTGATATCAAAGTATTTCAAGATGATTACTTTGACATTTATCACCTGTATTTATCCAACACAAATTCAAACCGATAGCATGTAGCATATATATGTATTCATCGTTACTCCTGATATTTGATTAACTTTACTGCATGTTCTCTGAAATCAGGTGGCTGGAAATATGGTGCTGATTTTTTCCGTACTGAATATTTGTTAAACTATATCATTGCAACTTATAGAAAACCACAGGTGAGCTGCATCCTTTGAAATTCATTGTCCATGTAATCATTCTTGTAACTACTAAATGCTACAACATTCAATCGTAGGTTTCTCTGCTTACTGGAATCGTCATGGGCGGGGGTGCTGGTCTTTCTATACACGGAAGGTTTCGGGTTGCCACAGAGAACACGGTATATTCTATGGATCATACTCAAATTGATTTTTTTTTGCTTCGCTCGTTGCTTATATAGTTACATCTTTTAGTTGGGGATGTAGTTGGAGTGCACAAATATGTTAAAATGTCACGAGGCAGCTTAAGATCTGCTTGTTTGGGGTTCTCGCACATGCTGTGGACTCAACTGTGTAATGACGGCATATTGTGTTATTTGAGTTCACTCTCTCATTTCTTTTTATGAGGGTATTATATGCATGTACACTCATATGCATGTACTGTTGCTGGTATTGCACCACAATGCCTACATGTCAGATATTAAATTCTGAAGATTGTATTACATGTTGGCCTGCAGTAAGTACTTAATCAGAACTATTAATTCATGATGAAGAGCTCGATCTTTAATCATCTAATCAACTTGCCATTATGTGGGCTCTGTCTATGCTCGTACTAGTTTTATACTTAggagtatgtgatatttttcttgGTGTATTTTATGGATAACAAGGAAGCTTCCATGTACCAAAAATGCCTGTTCATCTATTTTGAATACTTATGCAGGTTTTTGCAATGCCAGATACATTATTGGGACTCTTTCCAGACACAGGGGCTTCTTATTTTCTTTCTAGACTACCTGGGTTCTATGGTGACTTTTTTCTCACACTACTGTTATTCAAATGATTTTTTCACGCATAGCTGTACCAGTTTGCTCTGCAAAAACAATGTATGCTTATGTACTGTTGCATTGATTTTCCTTTACCTTGCTGAGTAATTTCATAGGTTGCACTTAAAATAACTATGTTGAGCGGCGCTATATCCACATCCATGGACAGTTATGCATCCCTGAACTCTCTAACAATTTTCAGCGAACCATGTGCTTATTTTGTTTTGAACAATGGTGTTTATTATGCAATTGACCTGTAAAATCCCAATTATGAAAGACGTATGCTTCAGGTAGTAATGGGAGTATTATCAGTTTATCAAGTGGAAAAATAAATTTAAATCTTTATGATACATGATTGTGGAAATATATGTAGCCAAAGTTCTGAATGCCTGTTCAATGTTAGGGATTGATGCCCTATTTAGTTGGTTGCAGAACTATCTTGGGAGACAACTTTTCACTAAATTGTCAATGACGTCTTTATCCAGGAGAATATGTTGGTCTTACTGGTGCAAGATTGGATGGTACGGAAATGGTTGCATGTGGCCTAGCAACTCATTTTGTCCATTTGAATGTAGGTTGGCTGATGATTTAAATTTAATGTCAGTTGACCTACATCTTTTCAGTTATGTGTGCCAGCATTACACTATAATTCCTAGTACATTTTTTTCCAGAGGATGTCGTTGCTTGAAGAATCACTTAAAAGGGTGGACACTTCTGATCCGTTTTCTATATGTGGAATTATcgatcaattttcacatcagccatCCCTGAAAGGAAGTAGTGCTCTGAATAGGTGAGAGGCAAGTGTACTTTATACTATTGATGAGGTAAAGAGAAACTGTTTTACTCCTGCTCTTTCCTGTGCATACATGAGATGTCCCCGACTTATTTTGGAAATATTCCATGAAAAGTCTCACACAAATTTCTGTGTTATCTTACTCGTATTGTCTGGCTGATTGGTCAAAACATATGAGATAGCTGCTTCTATCTCTAGCAGCTCTATGGCTTTGCAATCTGTTGGCTTGTATGTCCATGATGTTCCTTAACATCCCGTTCCAATCAAGGTTTTTGAGTCGCCAAGCCAAGTCGAGTCGCCAACCCTGCTACTCGGCGATTAGTCGACAAAAGTCGCTAAATAGTCGTGAGTCGCCCTGATTTTTTGAGAAAATGACTTGACAATTAATCGGCAACTATACAAAGACTCAAAAACCTTGGTTCCAATTGATGTAAGATAACGTTGCATGAATAACCCAGATAGATCGTTTAAGCTTTGCTTctgttattgttttttttaatttggtCCTAAAGCCCGTAGTAGATACCAGCCGAAGTCCATGTTTGTGTGCAATTAAAAGCCATATATAGTCCACGGAATCATCTGATTTCTCAGATTGACTATTTTTGCAATGAGCTGCATGATCCATTGATGCTCCGACCAATTATGTCCTGATTCATCTTTGttatttcctttctttttttcctttttgtgCTCCAAGGCTGGAAATCGTCAACAAATGCTTCTCCAAAAGAACAGTGGAAGAAATCATATCCGCTCTTGTGAGTTTCCATGGAGTTAGTTGTGGGCTTGTGGCTTTTCTGGGATTATCTGTTTTGTCCTGCTAAATTTGGTACCTATCATGTCAGGAACAAGAAGTTCCAAGTCTGGCTGATGAGTGGGTTACTGTCGCAGTTCAATCATTGCGGAAGGCTTCTCCCACTAGTCTGAAAATCTCTCTCGCATCGGTATCTTTCAAGCACTTCCTAAACATTATCCTTGTAATGCAAATCGGTTGTTTAATTGTTTTGGCATGCTATGCTATTCGCTAGTAATAAATGCTTGTTTAGATCATTTGACCCTTGAATAGTTCCGTATATACTGAATATCTCTACTGCTGTTAGGACTATCGATGTAGTTATTTTAGTCTCATGGACCAATTATGAGTTTAGGCATTTGAGCTTCAAAAGTCTACTTGAAATTGTGTGGGGTCGCACCATCTGTGTAGTATATATGTGGTTCTCTGCAATCTGCACAACTATCTTTATATAGCAACTAGATGGTGGGTAACTCAAATGCGGCAGCGTATTACATGTGAAACCCATATTGCATGCTGCAAttccaaattttgaaaaaatACTGCTTTCTTGGATGATACAAAAATACAAGAGATAACTGAAGAGTATTTGATACGATTCACCACTCTTTTTTGCACACGGCACAAATGGTCatatttttgttaaattttgCAGGTTAACAAGATATGACATAGCTTCATCCAAGAATTTTTTACATTTTTTCGCTCTAAATATTCAGTATTGGTTGTGCATAAACTGTTTTTGTACTCCGTATATGGGTTTtgagagtggattttgtacacccacgcataGGTGTGGGTTTTTTGTAACTATACTCAACACCAATATTATTTTTTGGTGTTATGGCATTGTGTGTCAAAATTTCAAGTGTGGCCAGCTTACCCTTAACTGGGTCTATTCTTATCCCTCCTTCCATCTGCTTTGTCACCTACCCCATCTCCACTTCCTTGTCTTGCATTCGTTCCTGTTAAAACAAACTCTTGCCAACTTATTGACAGTAACCATCAGCTGGTGCCTGTTTCTCAGGTAGTGTCTGGACAGACTGTTACAGATATTCCCATCCACATAGACTTTGTCAACCTTATGATCTTGGATATTAATGTTCGAGTTggttggagttttttttttttttttttgcgggtgagTTGATTGGAGTTAGATCGAAGGGTTTCACAGTGATGAAAATATTGCCATCTTCTAGCCTGTTCCAGTGACAATCTCTGGGTATTAGGTCTCGTCGGTCTGTCTCGGACCAGTACAATGGTGGAGGTTTCAACCCAATCGCAAGCAGAATCGGGATGTCAAACCATCAGCTATCACTATCATTCCATATTATGAATCATTAGCTATGGGCATGGAAAAGTAATTGGGTTGCACCAAACACGGAAACACCAGTACCGAAAGTCTTAGTTTACATTAGAATTCATGAGTTAGGAGGAACTTCTTTGATGTCTTACTTTAGAAATGAAGAAAGTTTTCTGTCTTatcacgcagattacaagctaacTGATGTATTACTTATTTTATCTGCTTGTGATTTCAGATAAGAGAAGGGAGACTGCAAACTGTCGGCCAATGCTTGCGTCAAGAATACAGAATGATTTGCCATGTGATACGTGGTGACTTCAGCAGAGACGGCTTTGAGGTAACGTCAACATCTTCAGCAGTGGTCTTGTTCATTCGAGATCAATACATCTAAAATCATGTTACAATTGCAGGGAGGCAGGGCTATACTGATAGATAAAGATCGAAACCCAAAGGTCATGCTACTTCATATTTACACTCAAACTCAGTAAATTCATTACACCTTATTTCATCTGGGAACTggatctttttttttgtttttattataCCTTGAATTGAACCGTGTTGGTGTTTCTGTTAACTGCAGTGGATGCCACCAAGTCTTGGTCAAGTGCACGATGGGGTCGTTAAAAAGTATTTCTCCAAGGTTGATGATCCACTTTGGAAAGATTTGAGCCTGCCCGCTAGACTTTCCCACGGAAGAAGAATTGTTCCCAGGCTTTGATTGAAGTGATGAAGTCTCGTGTGGATGTGGAGGCTTCAGATGCAAGGTGCACAGTTGTCGGAGTAAACATGTATCCATGGAGATAGCTGATGAAATAAATCAAAGGAAAATGCTTGAAATCGGGCGACCGATTGGAGGCAGGCGATCGGTCGCCGCGACGCAGCGCGCAACCTTCTTTTCCCGAGCGGTCGCTAGCCTCGGCCGACCCGCGCCTGATACCTTTCTCGTGTCTGTCCTGTTGTCTTTCTCCCGCATGTCCCTGATGCCTTTCTCTCGCACGTCGGCATGTTTCCTGCACACCTAGGCCTAGTCTATCACCT encodes:
- the LOC127319715 gene encoding 3-hydroxyisobutyryl-CoA hydrolase 1 isoform X2, with product MASPVSADSHQVLVEANGSTRTLILNRPRQLNALSSAMVTELMKCFTSYEEDNAVKLLIVKGNGRAFCAGGDVVEVAQSINKGGWKYGADFFRTEYLLNYIIATYRKPQVSLLTGIVMGGGAGLSIHGRFRVATENTVFAMPDTLLGLFPDTGASYFLSRLPGFYGEYVGLTGARLDGTEMVACGLATHFVHLNRMSLLEESLKRVDTSDPFSICGIIDQFSHQPSLKGSSALNRLEIVNKCFSKRTVEEIISALEQEVPSLADEWVTVAVQSLRKASPTSLKISLASIREGRLQTVGQCLRQEYRMICHVIRGDFSRDGFEGGRAILIDKDRNPKWMPPSLGQVHDGVVKKYFSKVDDPLWKDLSLPARLSHGRRIVPRL
- the LOC127319715 gene encoding 3-hydroxyisobutyryl-CoA hydrolase 1 isoform X1, which codes for MASPVSADSHQVLVEANGSTRTLILNRPRQLNALSSAMVTELMKCFTSYEEDNAVKLLIVKGNGRAFCAGGDVVEVAQSINKGGWKYGADFFRTEYLLNYIIATYRKPQVSLLTGIVMGGGAGLSIHGRFRVATENTVFAMPDTLLGLFPDTGASYFLSRLPGFYGEYVGLTGARLDGTEMVACGLATHFVHLNYIFFQRMSLLEESLKRVDTSDPFSICGIIDQFSHQPSLKGSSALNRLEIVNKCFSKRTVEEIISALEQEVPSLADEWVTVAVQSLRKASPTSLKISLASIREGRLQTVGQCLRQEYRMICHVIRGDFSRDGFEGGRAILIDKDRNPKWMPPSLGQVHDGVVKKYFSKVDDPLWKDLSLPARLSHGRRIVPRL